ATGCATGAGATGACGGTGGAAGAGCCACAACGCGAGGGCGAGTCCGATGCCGAGTACAACGCTCGGCTGAAGAGATACCCAAGCCGATTCAGCAATGTGCAGTTTGTTATCGAACTTCGCGGCGGTCGGATGGCCGAAATCGGTGTCAAAGTAGGCGATCAGGTCACGTTGGACACTGGGAAGCTCAAGGACCTTGCATCCTAACCCGATCACTCTATATGCAGCGCGTGTTGTGCGCGTCGCACCAAGAGGATCAGACCTTGGGCAGAACACACAGGAACGCCGCACCGTCTTTCTGCGCATGTATCGCGGTATCGTCGTACACACCGCAGGTTGACCTGATCACTCGCTCGCTCGAGACGAATCTGGTGAACTGCTGGTCTGATGACGAGCAGTTGAGTCTTGTGCATTCGTCAATCGATGATGTGTTTTCTGCGCCCGAGTCCTCGGATCTGCTCTCGTGCCAACTCGTGTGCGTGTGTGATCCAGCACTTGATGCAAGCGAGATCAATCGATTGATGTCGCGTGTGCGCTCGCTCGACAGAGTATCGATCATGCTGTGTCATGCGCAGCATATCAACGCGATCTCGTGCGCTCACCCAAATGTGCTGCTGTTGCCCCTGGATACACCAGCAGAGCAACTAGCCTCTGCGATGCGCGGCACGAGTGCAGGACAGTCTCTCGTCGATGCAGTGCTGGCAGAACTTGCAATTGTGCAGTCGTCAACACAGGGCGCCGTCAGACACATGGAGCAGGTGAATGAGGAACTCCAACTCGCCGGCCAGATCCAGCAGGAGCTCATGCCCAAGGACCTCCCAGAGGTGGATGGTGCAGATATCGGCGTGCTTTTCCAGCCGGTCGGATTTGTGAGTGGTGATGTGTATGGCGTGCGAGAGGTTGCACCGGGCGTTGTCTGGTTCTTCCTTGCTGATGCGGTCGGCCACGGCATGCCTGCTGCGCTGCTTTCTGTGCTGATCTGCCGCGCGATGAACAAGGATGCGGATATCGC
Above is a genomic segment from Phycisphaeraceae bacterium containing:
- a CDS encoding SpoIIE family protein phosphatase, with product MGRTHRNAAPSFCACIAVSSYTPQVDLITRSLETNLVNCWSDDEQLSLVHSSIDDVFSAPESSDLLSCQLVCVCDPALDASEINRLMSRVRSLDRVSIMLCHAQHINAISCAHPNVLLLPLDTPAEQLASAMRGTSAGQSLVDAVLAELAIVQSSTQGAVRHMEQVNEELQLAGQIQQELMPKDLPEVDGADIGVLFQPVGFVSGDVYGVREVAPGVVWFFLADAVGHGMPAALLSVLICRAMNKDADIAVASKSSYEDSPAARIAHLNTELSCAGAGRGRFATAIAGSFDANTNTLKIACAGHPPALLAGLDGSNGYVKEVDAAGPMLGVFPEAQYEDLTLTLTPGQSLLIYSDGFETAFPDDEEANKIQRRGSREYVNHFANLPWPTKTDGCLQNVVNALRGIVGGHAGSLHQADDLTALVIAPKAAQQSRAAA